The proteins below are encoded in one region of Streptomyces marianii:
- the kynU gene encoding kynureninase, with protein sequence MSETRMTERAAELDAADGLAKRRELFALDDGTVYLDGNSLGALPRHVRDRMADVIGRQWGELRIRSWDESGWWTAPERIGERIAPLVGAAPGQVVVGDSTSVNVFKAVVAAVRMAPEGRDEILVDATTFPTDGYIAESAARLTGHRTVVVDPADVPDAVGPRTAAALVNHVDYRTGRLHDLPGITAALHERGALAVWDLCHSAGALPVGLDEHGVDLAVGCTYKYLNGGPGSPAYLYVAERHQDRFDSPLPGWNSHADPFGMTRGYTPAEGAVRGRVGTPDILSMLALEAALDVWDGVTVEAVRAKSLALTDFFLECVEAYVPRGRVTSLTPAAHAERGSQVALACPDAPAVMESLIARGVVGDLRRPDVLRFGFTPLYVGFVDTERAARVLAEVLAAADSPAGG encoded by the coding sequence ATGTCTGAGACGCGTATGACGGAGCGGGCCGCGGAGCTGGACGCGGCGGACGGACTGGCCAAGCGGCGTGAGCTGTTCGCGCTCGACGACGGCACGGTCTACCTGGACGGGAACTCGCTCGGCGCCCTGCCGCGCCACGTCCGGGACCGGATGGCCGACGTCATCGGCAGGCAGTGGGGCGAACTGCGCATCCGCTCCTGGGACGAGAGCGGCTGGTGGACGGCGCCGGAGCGGATCGGCGAGCGGATAGCCCCACTCGTCGGGGCCGCCCCCGGCCAGGTCGTCGTCGGCGACTCCACGAGCGTGAACGTCTTCAAGGCCGTGGTCGCGGCGGTGCGGATGGCGCCCGAAGGCCGTGACGAGATCCTCGTCGACGCCACGACCTTCCCCACCGACGGGTACATCGCCGAGTCGGCCGCCCGGCTCACCGGCCACCGGACGGTCGTCGTCGACCCCGCCGACGTTCCGGACGCGGTGGGCCCGCGCACGGCCGCCGCGCTGGTGAACCACGTCGACTACCGCACCGGTCGCCTCCACGACCTGCCGGGGATCACGGCCGCACTGCACGAGCGGGGCGCCCTCGCCGTCTGGGACCTGTGCCACAGCGCGGGCGCGCTGCCCGTCGGCCTCGACGAGCACGGGGTGGACCTCGCGGTCGGCTGCACCTACAAGTACCTCAACGGCGGGCCCGGTTCGCCCGCGTACCTGTACGTGGCCGAGCGTCACCAGGACCGCTTCGACTCGCCGCTGCCCGGCTGGAACTCGCACGCCGACCCCTTCGGGATGACCCGCGGCTACACACCGGCCGAGGGTGCGGTGCGCGGCCGGGTCGGCACGCCCGACATCCTCTCGATGCTGGCGCTGGAGGCGGCGCTCGACGTGTGGGACGGCGTCACGGTGGAGGCGGTGCGGGCCAAGAGCCTCGCCCTCACCGACTTCTTCCTCGAGTGCGTCGAGGCGTACGTGCCGCGCGGCAGGGTCACCTCGCTCACCCCCGCCGCGCACGCGGAGCGGGGCAGCCAGGTGGCGCTGGCCTGCCCCGACGCACCCGCGGTCATGGAGTCCCTGATCGCACGCGGTGTGGTCGGCGATCTGCGCCGCCCCGACGTGCTGCGCTTCGGCTTCACCCCGTTGTACGTCGGCTTCGTGGACACCGAGCGCGCGGCACGGGTCCTCGCCGAGGTCCTGGCCGCGGCGGACTCCCCGGCCGGCGGCTGA
- the kynA gene encoding tryptophan 2,3-dioxygenase — protein sequence MSQFPDASGAGSVTPNLDFAGTTPYEDYVQADVLTHLQHPLSDDPGEMVFLVTTQVMELWFTVIVHEWETASRALRRDEVPVAMDALKRSVRELDALNASWRPLAQLTPVQFNAYRSALGEGSGFQSAMYRRMEFLLGEKSASMLVPHRGAPRVHAELEKALHEPSLYDEVLRLLARRGLPVPRSVLDRDLSQRYESSPEVERVWAEVYASEDQDAELVRLGEALTDVGELVWRWRNDHLVATRRAMGAKAGTGGSAGVAWLEKRAAKNVFPELWTARSHV from the coding sequence ATGTCGCAATTTCCCGATGCCTCCGGAGCGGGTTCGGTCACCCCGAACCTCGACTTCGCGGGCACGACCCCGTACGAGGACTACGTCCAGGCGGACGTCCTCACCCACCTCCAGCACCCCCTCTCCGACGATCCCGGCGAGATGGTGTTCCTGGTGACCACCCAGGTGATGGAGCTCTGGTTCACCGTCATCGTCCACGAGTGGGAGACCGCCTCCCGGGCGCTGCGCCGCGACGAGGTGCCCGTCGCGATGGACGCGCTGAAGCGCTCCGTGCGGGAGCTGGACGCTCTCAACGCCTCCTGGCGGCCGCTCGCGCAGCTCACCCCCGTGCAGTTCAACGCCTACCGCAGCGCCCTCGGCGAGGGCTCCGGCTTCCAGTCCGCGATGTACCGGCGGATGGAGTTCCTGCTCGGCGAGAAGTCCGCGTCCATGCTGGTGCCGCACCGCGGCGCCCCGCGCGTCCACGCCGAGCTGGAGAAGGCGCTGCACGAGCCGAGCCTCTACGACGAGGTGCTCCGGCTGCTCGCCCGCCGCGGCCTGCCCGTTCCGCGGTCCGTCCTCGACCGCGACCTGTCGCAGCGCTACGAGTCTTCGCCCGAGGTCGAGCGGGTGTGGGCGGAGGTGTACGCGAGCGAGGACCAGGACGCCGAGCTCGTCCGCCTCGGCGAGGCGCTGACCGACGTCGGTGAACTGGTGTGGCGCTGGCGCAACGACCACCTCGTCGCCACCCGGCGCGCCATGGGTGCCAAGGCGGGCACCGGGGGCTCCGCCGGCGTCGCCTGGCTGGAGAAGCGGGCCGCCAAGAACGTGTTCCCCGAGCTGTGGACGGCGCGCAGCCATGTCTGA
- a CDS encoding DUF3151 domain-containing protein yields MAIHENLLGGPPPTHLPDDPEPREMLANGTAPADVAAKYPTSSLAWAQLADEAFEAGRVVESYAYARTGYHRGLDALRRSGWKGHGPVPWEHEPNRGFLRALHALARAAQAIGEQEEYERCSTFLRDSSETAADTLG; encoded by the coding sequence ATGGCCATCCACGAGAACCTGCTGGGGGGACCGCCCCCCACCCACCTGCCCGACGATCCCGAGCCGCGGGAGATGCTCGCGAACGGCACGGCCCCCGCTGATGTCGCCGCGAAGTACCCGACCTCCTCGCTCGCCTGGGCCCAGCTCGCCGACGAGGCGTTCGAGGCCGGGCGGGTCGTCGAGTCGTACGCGTACGCGCGTACGGGATACCACCGGGGCCTGGACGCGCTGCGCCGCAGCGGCTGGAAGGGCCACGGCCCGGTGCCGTGGGAGCACGAGCCGAACCGCGGCTTCCTGCGTGCCCTGCACGCGCTCGCCCGCGCCGCGCAGGCGATCGGCGAGCAGGAAGAGTACGAGCGGTGCAGCACGTTCCTGCGCGACTCGTCCGAGACGGCGGCCGACACCCTCGGCTGA
- a CDS encoding MFS transporter gives MDIRLASATGRWIVLTTVLGSSMAMLDSTVVNVALPHIGEDLDADLAQLQWTVNAYMLTLAGLILLGGALGDRYGRRRVFLVGVVWFALASLACGLAPNAGVLIVARALQGVGGALLTPGSLALIQASFHPDDRARAVGLWSGFGGVGAAVGPFVGGWLVDGPGWRWVFLLNVPLAALCVPVAMRRVPESKDPAAHGRFDVLGAALGALSLALVTYALIDGSWWTGVAGVLTGAVFVRLEQRRKDPMLPVSIFRSRLFTAVNLVTVCVYAGFSGFFFLTALQLQVVSGYSALAAGTALLPTTVLMLLLSAEAGQLGERIGPRIPLTVGPLLCAAGMLLMLRVGPDAAYAADVLPALLVLGLGMVILVAPLTATVLASVDTARAGIASGVNNAAARAAGLLAVAALPMLAGMGPEAYRIPEQFAAAFARAMPLCALILVVGAVLAWAMVRRPAEVPGHAACRVHCGVGAPPLEPVPEPVRGDTGGGRTDRRPG, from the coding sequence ATGGACATCAGGCTCGCGTCGGCCACCGGGCGCTGGATCGTCCTGACGACCGTCCTCGGGTCCAGCATGGCCATGCTCGACTCCACCGTCGTCAATGTCGCCCTGCCCCACATCGGTGAGGACCTCGACGCCGATCTCGCCCAACTCCAGTGGACCGTCAACGCCTACATGCTCACCCTCGCGGGGCTGATCCTCCTGGGCGGGGCGCTGGGGGACCGGTACGGGCGCCGGCGGGTGTTCCTCGTCGGGGTGGTGTGGTTCGCGCTGGCGTCGCTCGCCTGCGGACTGGCGCCGAACGCCGGTGTGCTGATCGTCGCCCGGGCGCTGCAGGGCGTCGGCGGGGCGCTGCTCACCCCGGGGTCGCTCGCGCTGATCCAGGCGAGCTTCCACCCGGACGACCGGGCCAGGGCCGTGGGCCTGTGGTCCGGCTTCGGCGGGGTCGGCGCGGCGGTCGGACCGTTCGTCGGCGGATGGCTCGTCGACGGCCCCGGCTGGCGGTGGGTCTTCCTGCTGAACGTGCCGCTGGCCGCCCTGTGCGTGCCCGTGGCGATGCGCCGCGTCCCCGAGTCGAAGGACCCCGCGGCGCACGGCCGTTTCGATGTGCTGGGCGCGGCGCTGGGGGCGCTGAGCCTCGCGCTGGTGACGTACGCGCTGATCGACGGCTCGTGGTGGACAGGGGTCGCCGGCGTGCTCACGGGCGCCGTGTTCGTACGGCTGGAACAGCGCCGGAAGGATCCGATGCTGCCGGTGTCCATCTTCCGCTCCCGGCTGTTCACGGCGGTGAATCTGGTGACCGTGTGCGTGTACGCGGGGTTCAGCGGCTTCTTCTTCCTCACCGCCCTGCAACTCCAGGTCGTCTCGGGCTACTCGGCCCTGGCCGCCGGTACCGCGCTGCTGCCCACCACCGTGCTGATGCTGCTGCTCTCCGCGGAGGCCGGCCAGCTGGGCGAGCGGATCGGACCGCGTATCCCGCTCACCGTCGGGCCGCTGCTGTGCGCGGCCGGGATGCTGCTGATGCTGCGCGTCGGCCCTGACGCCGCCTACGCCGCCGATGTGCTGCCCGCGCTGCTGGTGCTGGGCCTGGGGATGGTGATCCTGGTCGCCCCGCTGACCGCGACCGTGCTGGCGTCCGTGGACACCGCGCGGGCCGGGATCGCCAGCGGCGTCAACAACGCGGCGGCCCGGGCCGCGGGGTTGCTCGCCGTGGCCGCGCTGCCGATGCTGGCCGGGATGGGACCGGAGGCGTACCGGATCCCGGAGCAGTTCGCGGCGGCCTTCGCCCGGGCGATGCCCCTGTGCGCGCTGATCCTCGTGGTGGGCGCGGTGCTGGCGTGGGCCATGGTGCGGCGGCCGGCGGAGGTGCCCGGCCATGCCGCATGCAGGGTGCACTGCGGAGTGGGCGCGCCACCTCTGGAGCCGGTGCCCGAGCCGGTGCGCGGGGACACCGGGGGCGGCCGGACGGATCGACGACCTGGATGA